A DNA window from Halorubrum sp. DM2 contains the following coding sequences:
- a CDS encoding KaiC domain-containing protein, which translates to MSEEDDWFERALRETDEESDERPVGGPETDDGDEEEPESDAPVDGADSAETDDGVAEHGPDAESVPDDPAREIGIGSDDEGDGDPFGEGDASDDDPFGGSDAEGTDIFGGNESLESDPPDGDDAGSEPPLDPAADDPADGGVPAGAFGDVDADADEGQFDSFGGDDSFGGDDPFGGGDAGVDAESGAGGESGGGVDTDPFGEDDPFGGSRAGRSDSGSGGAGGGESPGGGGADAGSDPFGGYRGSAARGNDEFGFDDFGGGDAGPGEATGFDVDPDEFESGIDRTDIGIEGLDDMILGGVPSRSLLSVIGGAGTGKTTFALQFLNHALETGDKGIYITLEQTRESIYDTADEKGWSFREHADEDRLAVVAIDPIEMANSLSSIRNDLVRLIAEFDADRLVLDSVSLLEMMYDHPAKRRSEVFGFTRSLKEAGVTTLLTSEASEQNPYASRHGIVEYLTDAVFVLQYIRGSDFRETRLAVEIQKIRDANHSRETKPYDITDTGISVYDQANIF; encoded by the coding sequence ATGAGCGAGGAGGACGACTGGTTCGAGCGCGCGCTGCGCGAGACCGACGAGGAGTCCGACGAGCGGCCGGTGGGTGGCCCGGAGACCGACGACGGCGACGAGGAGGAGCCGGAGTCGGACGCTCCAGTAGATGGTGCCGATAGCGCGGAGACCGACGACGGCGTCGCGGAACACGGACCCGACGCCGAGAGCGTCCCCGACGATCCGGCGAGAGAGATCGGGATCGGAAGCGACGACGAGGGCGACGGCGACCCGTTCGGTGAGGGCGATGCGAGCGACGATGATCCGTTCGGTGGCTCCGACGCGGAGGGGACCGATATCTTCGGCGGCAACGAGTCACTCGAAAGCGATCCCCCCGACGGCGACGACGCGGGATCCGAGCCCCCGCTCGATCCCGCGGCTGACGACCCTGCGGACGGCGGCGTTCCCGCGGGGGCGTTCGGCGACGTGGACGCCGACGCCGACGAAGGTCAGTTCGACTCCTTCGGCGGCGACGACTCATTCGGTGGCGACGATCCCTTCGGCGGCGGTGACGCCGGTGTCGACGCGGAGAGCGGTGCGGGCGGCGAAAGCGGTGGGGGCGTCGACACGGACCCGTTCGGCGAGGACGACCCCTTCGGCGGGAGCCGAGCCGGCAGGTCCGACAGCGGATCGGGCGGCGCAGGCGGCGGAGAGTCGCCGGGCGGTGGCGGCGCTGACGCCGGTAGCGACCCCTTCGGCGGCTATCGCGGGTCCGCGGCCCGGGGCAACGACGAGTTCGGGTTCGACGACTTCGGCGGGGGCGACGCCGGACCGGGGGAGGCGACCGGCTTCGACGTCGATCCCGACGAGTTCGAGTCGGGGATCGACCGGACCGACATCGGGATCGAGGGGCTCGACGACATGATCCTCGGCGGGGTCCCCAGCCGGTCGCTGTTGTCGGTCATCGGCGGTGCCGGGACCGGGAAGACGACGTTCGCGCTCCAGTTCCTGAACCACGCCCTCGAAACGGGGGACAAGGGGATCTACATCACCCTCGAACAGACCCGCGAGTCGATATACGACACGGCCGACGAGAAGGGGTGGTCGTTCCGCGAACACGCGGACGAGGACCGCCTCGCGGTCGTCGCCATCGACCCCATCGAGATGGCCAACTCGCTGTCGTCGATCCGCAACGACCTCGTCCGGCTCATCGCCGAGTTCGACGCGGACCGGCTGGTACTCGACTCCGTCTCCCTACTCGAAATGATGTACGATCACCCCGCGAAGCGCCGCTCCGAGGTGTTCGGGTTCACGCGCTCGCTGAAGGAGGCGGGCGTGACGACGCTTCTCACCTCCGAGGCGAGCGAACAGAACCCGTACGCCTCCCGTCACGGAATCGTCGAGTACCTCACGGACGCCGTCTTCGTCCTCCAGTACATCCGCGGATCGGACTTCCGCGAGACGCGGCTGGCCGTCGAGATCCAGAAGATCCGCGACGCGAACCACTCCCGCGAGACGAAGCCGTACGACATCACCGACACCGGCATCTCGGTGTACGACCAGGCGAACATCTTCTGA
- a CDS encoding universal stress protein, whose protein sequence is MYDEILLPVAPVGEANDAITHAVGLAERYDATVHVVSAADTAVDTLAGPRTGAFSERLVDAAEERVEAVTDELEAAGVETVGSVARGDPLEVIENAIEDGADIVVMPSHTRRGIRRLLLGSVTEKVIRVASVPVVTVPMAESEAEGERSDAAVDDVGGASGSR, encoded by the coding sequence ATGTACGACGAGATTCTCCTGCCCGTCGCGCCCGTCGGCGAGGCGAACGACGCGATCACGCACGCGGTCGGCCTCGCCGAGCGCTACGACGCGACGGTCCACGTCGTCTCCGCCGCCGACACCGCGGTCGACACGCTCGCGGGGCCCCGAACGGGGGCGTTCTCCGAGCGGCTGGTCGACGCGGCCGAGGAGCGCGTGGAGGCGGTGACCGACGAACTGGAGGCCGCCGGGGTGGAAACCGTCGGGAGCGTCGCCCGCGGCGACCCGCTCGAAGTGATCGAGAACGCGATCGAGGACGGCGCTGACATCGTGGTCATGCCGAGCCACACCCGCCGGGGGATCCGCCGACTGCTCCTCGGGAGCGTGACCGAGAAGGTCATCCGCGTCGCGTCCGTGCCCGTGGTGACGGTTCCGATGGCCGAATCGGAGGCGGAGGGGGAGAGAAGCGACGCGGCTGTTGACGACGTGGGCGGCGCGTCGGGGAGTCGGTGA
- a CDS encoding Rrf2 family transcriptional regulator, with protein sequence MSNIELSSSQNRVLTALVNLSEGRDAPVQGREIADAIDRNAGTVRNRMGSLRTLGLVEGVAGPDGGYVPTDSAYDVLGIERLEDAATTPVEREGAPVEDVTVAEIDLSSVANPELCRAELVIRGPVGPFDAGDHVTVGPTPATGLRLSGVVDATNVDGNSLLVRVDGMETPTGGSAA encoded by the coding sequence ATGTCGAACATTGAGTTGAGTTCCAGCCAGAATCGCGTGCTCACCGCGCTCGTGAACCTCTCCGAGGGGCGGGACGCGCCGGTACAGGGACGCGAGATAGCCGACGCCATCGACCGCAACGCGGGGACGGTTCGCAACCGGATGGGAAGCCTCCGAACGCTCGGTCTCGTCGAGGGGGTCGCCGGTCCCGACGGCGGCTACGTCCCGACCGACAGCGCGTACGACGTACTCGGCATCGAGCGGCTGGAGGACGCCGCGACGACCCCCGTCGAGCGCGAGGGAGCCCCCGTCGAGGACGTCACGGTCGCGGAGATCGACCTGTCGAGCGTCGCGAACCCCGAACTGTGCCGCGCCGAACTCGTGATCCGCGGTCCGGTCGGTCCCTTCGACGCGGGCGATCACGTCACCGTCGGGCCGACGCCCGCGACCGGGCTGCGGCTCTCGGGCGTGGTGGACGCGACGAACGTCGACGGCAACTCCCTCCTGGTCCGCGTCGACGGGATGGAGACGCCGACGGGCGGCTCCGCGGCCTGA
- a CDS encoding M28 family metallopeptidase yields MTDDTADATRSDGAAAVERVRERATDLAPALGATWTDDEPWAFLTDLTAIGSRMAGSEGERRAAGLVADAFECAGLADVRTEPFDLPAWERGSASLDVTVPGRDGEPATRSFETLALPYSPAGDIAGELVDVGYGTPAEIDERDVEGRIAVASTTTPSGGRFVHRMEKFGYAIDSGAVGFVFVNHVDGQLPPTGSLTFGKEAEAVAVGVSKETGAWLREYAVGSGRTGGAGADDGAAAGSGPVGRAELSVEASTTPGESRNVIGRAGPDTDERVLLLAHYDAHDIAEGALDNGCGIATVATAAGILSDADLPLGVDVVAVGAEEVGLLGAEHLAERVDRDRVKGVVNVDGAGRFRDLVALAHASTATASVAEAVSTATRQPIEVDAEPHPFSDQWPFVRRGVPALQLHSDSGDRGRGWGHTHADTRDKVDDRNVREHAMLIALIVAEFAADERGLPRLDRDELAAAFREADFETGMRAADLWPADWD; encoded by the coding sequence ATGACCGACGACACAGCGGACGCGACCCGGTCGGACGGGGCTGCCGCGGTCGAGCGCGTGCGCGAGCGAGCGACGGACCTCGCGCCCGCGCTCGGCGCGACGTGGACCGACGACGAACCGTGGGCCTTCCTCACCGATCTCACCGCGATTGGGAGCCGCATGGCCGGCAGCGAGGGGGAGCGGCGGGCCGCCGGACTCGTCGCGGACGCCTTCGAGTGCGCGGGACTCGCGGACGTACGGACGGAGCCGTTCGACCTCCCGGCGTGGGAGCGCGGGTCAGCGTCGCTCGACGTGACCGTCCCGGGCCGGGACGGCGAGCCGGCGACGCGCTCGTTCGAGACGCTGGCGCTCCCGTACTCGCCCGCCGGAGACATCGCCGGCGAACTCGTCGACGTCGGCTACGGCACCCCGGCGGAGATCGACGAGCGCGACGTGGAGGGCCGGATCGCGGTCGCCTCGACGACGACGCCCTCGGGCGGCCGGTTCGTCCACCGGATGGAAAAGTTCGGCTACGCGATCGATTCGGGCGCGGTCGGGTTCGTGTTCGTCAACCACGTCGACGGCCAGCTCCCTCCCACCGGGTCGCTCACGTTCGGGAAGGAGGCCGAGGCGGTCGCCGTCGGCGTCTCGAAGGAGACCGGCGCGTGGCTCCGCGAGTACGCGGTCGGGAGCGGGAGAACGGGCGGAGCCGGCGCTGACGACGGGGCGGCCGCCGGGTCGGGGCCGGTCGGGCGGGCCGAACTCTCCGTCGAGGCGTCGACGACGCCGGGCGAGAGCCGCAACGTGATCGGGCGCGCCGGACCGGACACCGACGAGCGCGTCCTCCTGCTCGCCCACTACGACGCACACGACATCGCGGAGGGCGCGCTCGACAACGGCTGCGGGATCGCGACGGTCGCGACCGCGGCGGGGATCCTGTCGGACGCGGACCTCCCGCTCGGCGTCGACGTCGTCGCGGTCGGTGCCGAGGAGGTCGGGCTGCTCGGCGCGGAACACCTCGCCGAGCGCGTCGACCGCGACCGGGTGAAGGGGGTGGTCAACGTCGACGGCGCGGGGCGGTTCCGGGACCTCGTCGCGCTCGCGCACGCATCCACGGCGACCGCGTCGGTCGCGGAGGCGGTCTCGACGGCGACGCGCCAGCCGATCGAGGTTGACGCGGAGCCGCACCCGTTCTCCGACCAGTGGCCGTTTGTACGCCGCGGCGTGCCGGCGCTCCAGCTCCACAGCGACTCCGGCGACCGCGGCCGGGGATGGGGTCACACCCACGCGGACACCCGGGACAAGGTCGACGACCGGAACGTCCGCGAACACGCGATGCTGATCGCCCTGATCGTCGCCGAGTTCGCGGCCGACGAGCGCGGCCTCCCGCGGCTCGACCGTGACGAACTCGCCGCCGCGTTCCGCGAGGCCGACTTCGAGACCGGGATGCGCGCCGCCGACCTCTGGCCGGCCGACTGGGACTGA
- the nadE gene encoding NAD(+) synthase: protein MADRESAFGPDGSASSESSSSVAADDGPVTDRDRSPYRSLLPDRDPTVERDRIRSFVVERVDAAGADGAVVNMSGGLDSTVTAALAVEALGADRVYGLVLPCNKIGAPHARDAEALAEALGIEHDTVHLQPLFAQFGAVVPDRFDLHDEPVRSGNAVARLRMAVAYLAANATNRLVCGTANRSELLSGYLTKHGDGAADLFPLGHLYKTHVRSLAAELNVPEFVVEKPPSAGFLPGQRDADDLGAPYEVIDPVLHLGVDRGLDPDAVVKRIAAAVADANVTGGERAGEFAPVDRELVTDLLGRHCATAHKRLPPPTPDADVE from the coding sequence ATGGCTGACCGCGAGTCCGCGTTCGGTCCCGACGGGTCCGCCTCGTCGGAGTCGAGCAGCAGCGTTGCGGCCGACGACGGGCCCGTCACTGACCGCGATCGGTCGCCCTACCGGTCGCTGCTCCCGGACCGCGATCCGACGGTCGAGCGCGACCGGATCCGGTCGTTCGTCGTGGAGCGGGTCGACGCCGCGGGTGCCGACGGGGCGGTCGTGAACATGAGCGGCGGCCTCGACTCGACGGTGACAGCCGCACTCGCCGTCGAGGCCCTCGGTGCCGACCGGGTGTACGGGCTGGTACTGCCGTGTAACAAGATCGGCGCGCCGCACGCCCGCGACGCAGAGGCGCTCGCGGAGGCGCTGGGGATCGAACACGACACCGTTCACCTCCAGCCGCTGTTCGCGCAGTTCGGCGCGGTCGTCCCCGACCGGTTCGACCTCCACGACGAGCCGGTCCGGTCCGGAAACGCGGTCGCGCGCCTCCGCATGGCCGTCGCGTACCTCGCCGCCAACGCGACGAACCGCCTGGTCTGTGGCACCGCCAACCGGAGCGAACTGCTCTCGGGCTACCTGACGAAACACGGCGACGGCGCGGCCGACCTGTTCCCGCTCGGCCACCTCTACAAGACACACGTCCGGTCGCTTGCGGCCGAACTCAACGTCCCGGAGTTCGTCGTCGAGAAGCCACCGTCCGCCGGGTTCCTGCCGGGGCAGCGCGACGCGGACGATCTGGGCGCTCCCTACGAGGTGATCGATCCCGTCCTCCACCTCGGCGTCGACCGCGGGCTGGACCCAGACGCGGTCGTCAAACGGATCGCGGCGGCGGTCGCTGACGCCAACGTGACTGGCGGCGAGCGCGCCGGCGAGTTCGCGCCCGTCGACCGCGAGCTCGTCACGGACCTCCTCGGTCGGCACTGCGCGACGGCACACAAGCGCCTGCCGCCGCCGACGCCGGACGCCGACGTCGAGTGA
- a CDS encoding DUF1427 family protein, with product MSSTPVLTVAALLVGVTVGALFAFLRVPIPAPPELPGVMAIVGIYLGFKLVGYAGVGFDLLDAIGL from the coding sequence ATGAGTTCGACCCCAGTCTTGACCGTCGCCGCGCTCCTCGTCGGCGTGACGGTCGGCGCGCTGTTCGCGTTCCTCCGCGTCCCGATCCCCGCGCCGCCGGAGCTGCCTGGCGTGATGGCGATCGTCGGGATCTACCTCGGATTCAAGCTGGTCGGCTACGCCGGTGTCGGCTTCGACCTGCTCGACGCGATCGGACTGTGA
- a CDS encoding HAMP domain-containing sensor histidine kinase: protein MSSLSRPNAVGLVGVSIVVATAVTGVVADVSTRTVLLQSSVPLAVGIGLVGYGAFLRTREVDLKPRTVLTGTALGLGAFLVVGAWFGLISARPDTSIRLSIVASLSIGSAFGTLVGSYATQLHDANERLRETNRRLKARNDQMDEFVDVASHDLRNPVNVAQGRLELARDERDSEHLRSAGRALDRMDELITDLVSLAKAGDQIRSFEPVDLGAVSEGCWDLVATRDASVSVDTNRTVRADGNRIKQIFENLFRNAVQHGGDGVTVTVGDLPDGFFVEDDGAGIPEELRGAVLEDGFSTSADGVGLGLSIVAQVSQAHGWDVTVTESKTGGARFEFTGVGTVDD from the coding sequence ATGTCGTCTCTCTCTCGCCCGAACGCCGTCGGTCTCGTCGGTGTCTCGATCGTCGTCGCGACCGCGGTCACGGGCGTAGTCGCCGACGTGTCGACGCGAACCGTCCTCCTCCAGTCGTCCGTCCCGCTCGCCGTCGGGATCGGTCTCGTCGGCTACGGCGCGTTCCTCCGCACCCGAGAGGTCGACCTGAAACCCCGGACAGTCCTGACGGGGACCGCCCTCGGTCTCGGTGCGTTCCTCGTCGTCGGCGCGTGGTTCGGCCTGATAAGCGCGCGCCCGGACACGTCGATCCGGCTGTCGATCGTCGCCTCGTTGAGTATCGGGTCCGCGTTCGGAACCCTCGTCGGGAGCTACGCGACACAGCTACACGACGCGAACGAGCGCCTCCGGGAGACGAACCGACGGCTCAAGGCGAGGAACGACCAGATGGACGAGTTCGTGGACGTGGCGAGCCACGACCTTCGGAACCCCGTGAACGTCGCTCAGGGACGCCTCGAACTGGCACGGGACGAGCGCGACAGCGAACACCTCAGATCGGCCGGGAGGGCGCTCGACCGCATGGACGAACTCATCACCGACCTCGTCTCGCTGGCGAAGGCGGGCGATCAGATCCGGTCGTTCGAGCCGGTCGATCTCGGGGCCGTCAGCGAGGGCTGCTGGGATCTCGTCGCGACCCGGGACGCGTCGGTCTCCGTCGACACGAACCGTACGGTGCGCGCCGACGGCAACCGAATCAAACAGATATTCGAAAACCTGTTCCGAAACGCTGTTCAGCACGGCGGCGACGGAGTCACCGTCACCGTCGGCGATCTCCCCGACGGGTTCTTCGTCGAAGACGACGGGGCCGGAATTCCCGAAGAACTCCGCGGAGCAGTCCTCGAAGACGGGTTCTCCACGTCCGCGGACGGCGTCGGTCTCGGTCTCTCCATCGTCGCACAGGTGTCACAGGCGCACGGCTGGGACGTGACCGTGACCGAAAGCAAGACCGGAGGTGCGCGGTTCGAGTTCACTGGCGTCGGGACGGTCGACGACTGA
- a CDS encoding P-loop NTPase fold protein, which yields MSESGGTSRRDEYYGSPDLPTTEDDLGFRSYVNAVMKFLTHDDTEPPLTISVEGDWGSGKSSFLLQLEDALREKDHHTVQFNPWQHDKEEQLWAVFAIQFFDQLTQQLSATQRWKGHIKLYLRRTDWNSSWISIIQNVLLGLLAFIVTIAVPLLVVVLGLELSESLNIIRDSNLADVFKGVVYSGSVLLFLTGITSIWIRIRNELGAGIRRGISQHVNSPDYSNRIPFVESFHDDFENIVNAYSGDKPVFVFIDDLDRCENQKAAELMEGINALVSVETSIFFIVAMDRDKVAASVAKKHQDPVESERNIVDNKTDQQNPDITYGNKYLQKFIQISFQVPSPSKQNVEDFVESLVHTESSQTKSETVDWHKNTEALNNFHDKLTEMSSLLSKRLDYNPRDIKKFVNTYRFQTLLAKERGIIDRNRGVGVGITVEQLGKFVALSLQKPQFVSDLSHRPKDLNYLQEYALDDSDNQDLGEKLSDSTRDWKHDQELISLLNIGCDGLTPDPYSFENANVEFLLQISPESDLTLPDERRVTVRILEPVGEIFGTDERVYKLRKSQMVSLPATNAIPLVERGAAEIPKFDQEQPSDISVNVEDLEESKPNISSGPADEQVRVTIEMIENYPEKIFGIDGQEYRVERNDVLTLPVPDAIPLIQRGFAKRLNS from the coding sequence ATGAGCGAATCTGGGGGAACAAGTAGACGCGACGAGTACTATGGAAGTCCGGATCTACCTACTACCGAAGATGACCTCGGATTCAGATCATATGTGAATGCTGTGATGAAATTTCTCACTCATGACGACACCGAACCACCCCTCACTATCTCTGTTGAAGGCGATTGGGGATCAGGGAAGTCATCGTTCCTGCTCCAACTAGAAGATGCGCTCCGGGAGAAAGACCACCATACGGTACAATTTAATCCATGGCAACACGACAAAGAAGAGCAGCTGTGGGCGGTGTTTGCCATTCAGTTTTTTGATCAGCTAACCCAACAACTATCTGCCACACAGCGTTGGAAAGGTCATATTAAACTGTACCTTAGACGTACAGACTGGAACAGCAGCTGGATCTCCATAATCCAAAATGTTCTACTCGGTCTCCTTGCTTTCATTGTAACAATTGCTGTCCCGCTACTGGTTGTTGTGTTGGGGTTAGAACTATCAGAATCTCTGAACATTATTAGAGATTCTAACTTAGCAGATGTATTTAAAGGGGTTGTATACTCCGGAAGTGTTCTGTTATTTTTAACCGGTATAACTTCTATCTGGATCCGCATCAGGAACGAACTGGGCGCAGGGATACGGAGAGGAATCTCACAACACGTTAATTCACCCGATTACTCAAACCGAATCCCATTTGTTGAGAGCTTTCATGACGATTTCGAGAACATCGTTAATGCCTATTCTGGAGATAAACCTGTTTTCGTATTTATAGATGACTTAGACCGTTGTGAGAATCAGAAAGCAGCTGAATTGATGGAAGGTATAAATGCGCTGGTCTCTGTGGAAACGTCTATCTTCTTTATTGTAGCAATGGATAGAGATAAAGTTGCGGCTAGTGTAGCTAAAAAGCATCAGGACCCAGTAGAAAGTGAAAGAAATATAGTTGACAATAAAACAGATCAGCAAAATCCAGATATCACGTATGGGAACAAATATTTACAAAAGTTTATACAAATTTCGTTTCAGGTCCCCAGTCCTTCAAAACAGAACGTGGAAGATTTCGTTGAGTCCCTTGTTCATACAGAATCTTCCCAAACCAAAAGTGAAACTGTAGACTGGCATAAAAATACGGAGGCGCTCAATAATTTTCATGATAAACTAACTGAAATGTCAAGTTTATTATCAAAAAGACTAGATTATAACCCGAGAGATATCAAAAAATTTGTGAACACCTATCGTTTTCAAACGCTTCTCGCCAAAGAACGCGGTATCATCGATCGGAATAGAGGAGTCGGTGTTGGAATAACTGTCGAGCAACTTGGGAAGTTTGTCGCATTGAGTCTACAGAAGCCACAGTTTGTGTCCGATCTATCTCACAGACCCAAAGATCTGAATTACCTACAGGAATACGCACTCGATGATTCTGATAACCAAGATCTTGGTGAAAAATTATCAGATTCGACAAGAGACTGGAAACACGATCAGGAACTAATCTCTCTACTGAACATCGGATGTGATGGTTTGACACCAGATCCGTATAGTTTTGAGAACGCAAATGTTGAGTTCCTGCTCCAGATCTCACCCGAGTCAGATCTCACCCTTCCAGACGAACGAAGGGTTACGGTCAGAATATTAGAACCAGTCGGTGAAATATTTGGAACAGATGAACGGGTGTACAAGTTGCGAAAATCTCAGATGGTCTCCCTACCCGCTACGAACGCAATACCGCTTGTTGAGCGTGGTGCAGCAGAAATACCCAAATTCGATCAAGAGCAACCGTCAGACATCTCGGTAAATGTGGAGGATTTGGAGGAGTCAAAACCAAATATATCCTCAGGTCCTGCGGATGAACAAGTACGAGTTACTATCGAAATGATTGAGAACTATCCAGAGAAAATATTCGGAATTGATGGGCAAGAGTATCGTGTTGAACGGAATGATGTTCTGACACTTCCGGTTCCGGACGCAATTCCGCTAATACAGAGGGGATTTGCGAAGCGTTTAAACTCGTGA
- a CDS encoding cystathionine gamma-synthase — translation MSDRSDDGDGDSADDRRFETRAIHAGQEPDPETGALMTPIHANSTYEQDAPGDHRGYEYSRTGNPTRTDLEANLASLESGSHARCFSSGMGAINTVLNLLSAGDHVVAGDDVYGGTHRILTQVYDEYDIETTFVDTRDHDAVREAMREETELVWVETPTNPLMNVNDIAALADIAHEADALCAVDNTFATPYLQRPLEHGADIVSQSLTKYLGGHSDTIGGALIVDDAELDERLGFYQNSVGATPGPFDAFLVLRGTKTLPVRMDRHCENAMALAEWLEGHDAVERVYYPGLESHPDHELAAEQMDDFGGMLSFELDGTLEEASTVVSETEVFTLAESLGGVESLIEQPAAMTHAAIPRKERLAAGLTDGLIRVSVGIEHVDDMKSDLQAAFDAALS, via the coding sequence ATGAGCGACCGATCCGACGACGGCGACGGCGACAGCGCCGACGACCGCCGCTTCGAGACTCGCGCGATCCACGCCGGACAGGAACCGGACCCGGAGACGGGGGCACTGATGACCCCGATCCACGCGAACTCGACGTACGAGCAGGACGCGCCGGGCGACCACCGCGGTTACGAGTACAGTCGGACGGGGAACCCGACGCGCACCGACCTCGAAGCGAACCTCGCCTCGCTGGAGTCGGGCAGCCACGCCCGCTGTTTCTCCTCGGGGATGGGCGCGATCAACACGGTCCTGAACCTGCTGTCCGCGGGCGACCACGTCGTCGCGGGCGACGACGTGTACGGCGGGACCCACCGAATCTTGACGCAGGTGTACGACGAGTACGACATCGAGACCACGTTCGTCGACACCCGAGACCACGACGCGGTCCGGGAGGCCATGCGCGAGGAGACGGAGCTCGTGTGGGTCGAGACGCCGACGAACCCCCTAATGAATGTCAACGACATCGCCGCGTTGGCCGACATCGCCCACGAGGCCGACGCGCTCTGTGCGGTCGACAACACCTTCGCGACGCCGTACCTCCAGCGCCCGCTCGAACACGGCGCAGACATCGTCTCCCAGTCGCTGACGAAGTACCTCGGCGGCCACTCGGACACCATCGGCGGTGCCCTCATCGTCGATGACGCGGAGCTTGACGAGCGGCTCGGCTTCTATCAGAACTCCGTCGGCGCGACGCCGGGACCGTTCGACGCCTTCCTCGTCCTCCGGGGGACGAAGACGCTCCCCGTTCGGATGGACCGCCACTGCGAGAACGCGATGGCGCTCGCCGAGTGGCTGGAGGGACACGACGCGGTCGAGCGCGTCTACTACCCCGGACTGGAGTCGCACCCGGACCACGAGCTGGCGGCCGAACAGATGGACGACTTCGGCGGCATGCTCTCCTTCGAACTCGACGGCACCTTGGAGGAGGCCTCCACCGTCGTGAGCGAGACCGAGGTGTTCACCCTCGCGGAGTCGCTCGGCGGCGTCGAGAGCCTCATCGAGCAGCCGGCCGCGATGACCCACGCGGCCATCCCGCGCAAGGAACGGCTCGCCGCCGGACTCACCGACGGTCTCATCCGGGTCTCTGTGGGAATCGAACACGTCGACGACATGAAATCCGACCTCCAGGCGGCGTTCGACGCGGCGCTATCGTAG
- a CDS encoding peptidylprolyl isomerase produces the protein MAREVSNPDNPQVTLQTNHGDIVVELFADRAPKTVENFLGLARHDPAADAEPARDTNTWEDPKTGEVRGDSLYEGIVFHRVIDDFMIQGGDPMENGRGGPGYQFDDEFHDDLTHDGPGILSMANSGPNTNGSQFFITLDATPHLDGKHAVFGQVIDGMDVVEEIGGVPTGRNDDPREAVEIEKVDVDE, from the coding sequence ATGGCACGAGAGGTTTCCAACCCCGACAACCCGCAGGTGACGCTCCAGACCAACCACGGCGACATCGTCGTCGAGCTGTTCGCCGACCGCGCGCCGAAGACGGTCGAGAACTTCCTCGGTCTGGCCCGCCACGACCCCGCCGCCGACGCGGAGCCGGCGCGCGACACGAACACGTGGGAAGACCCCAAGACGGGCGAGGTCCGCGGCGACTCGCTGTACGAGGGCATCGTCTTCCACCGCGTCATCGACGACTTCATGATCCAGGGCGGCGACCCGATGGAGAACGGCCGCGGCGGCCCCGGCTACCAGTTCGACGACGAGTTCCACGACGACCTCACCCACGACGGTCCCGGCATTCTCTCGATGGCGAACTCCGGCCCGAACACGAACGGCTCGCAGTTCTTCATCACGCTCGACGCCACCCCGCACCTCGACGGCAAACACGCCGTCTTCGGGCAGGTCATCGACGGGATGGACGTCGTCGAGGAGATCGGCGGCGTGCCGACCGGCCGCAACGACGACCCCCGCGAGGCCGTCGAGATCGAGAAAGTCGACGTCGACGAGTAA